CGCCGCAATGGAAAAGTCCTAGCTTATGTGTTTGGTCGACGAAAAGATCAAGTTTTTCTCCAACTCAAGAAACTACTGGAGCCAATCGGGATTAAAAAGTATTGTACAGATGGGTGGGGAGCATATGAACGGCACCTACCAACAGAGTCCCACGAAATCGGTAAACGAAAGACTCAAAGAATTGAGCAAAAGCATTTGAGATTAAGAACAAGAATTAAGCGATTGGCTCGAAAGACAATTTGCTTTTCCAAGACTGAGGAGATGCATGACCTAGTGATTGGATTATTCGTCAACTGCTATGAGTTTGGTTCATCTGTATTAAAGCAAAAGCAATCGATCTAGAACATTACCAATAATTGCTTTGCTTTTGACTTGAGATACAGCGAACAATACAGTTCTTTCTGTAATTAAACACAACATTCAATACAAAATTTGACAAACTTGATCGCGGTGTAACACTGGTTAAATTATTCACTAATGATGTTACTAAAGTTTTTATTCTGATTTTGCTAAACGATTTATTTGTTGGGTATCACTCAGTTCACGCTTGGGAAGTTTTACTCGAAGCAATTGCTAAACATTTGGGATAGCCAGAAAATCAAGTCCTCATTTACGGTTTCATTGCAAATGTTCCAGTCATCATAGACTCCACGCTAAAACTATGAATATTTAATTATTTAATGCGCTCCTCTTCCTCCTTGGTTGCAATCTACGAAAAGATGAATCAGTAGTTTAGTTTCACAGCTATTACAGTCCTTAAATCATTAAGAATTAAACAACTATGGCGGCAAACAAAACAATCGCGGTTAATTTTAGTCAGTCAGCAGCAACGTCACAAGTGCTTTCACAGCCAAATCTATTTTCAAGTCATCAAGCTGATTGGAATGGAATATACTTGGAATATCACAACTCTCCATTGCATGAAACTCCAGAGCATTATCCA
The DNA window shown above is from Chroococcidiopsis sp. SAG 2025 and carries:
- a CDS encoding IS1 family transposase — translated: MNQKLLQQLKPESVEVEIIRVEVTQAAGVEESELDEMWSYVGRKSNPRWLWHAIDRRNGKVLAYVFGRRKDQVFLQLKKLLEPIGIKKYCTDGWGAYERHLPTESHEIGKRKTQRIEQKHLRLRTRIKRLARKTICFSKTEEMHDLVIGLFVNCYEFGSSVLKQKQSI